The genomic interval TTGACGCCGATCGCGCCGCGGGACGGCGATACCTGGGTGCATGTGCGGCTGCCGGACGGGCGGACGGGATGGTCGTTGACCGACTTCGTCCGCCATCGCTGCTAACGTCAACCCAGGGTTGACGCGACGAGGTCGTCAACCTAGAGTTGACGCATGACTCCCGGACCTGATCTGCAGCAGCTCATCAACACCATCAAGACCGACGCCGGCAGCGACGACGAGCTCGAGCAGCTCGCGACCGCGGCGGCGACGATCAGCGAACTGACCGGCACCGGCGACGCCGCGCTCGGGTTCTTCGTCGACCGCGCCCGCGGTGCGGGGAAGTCGTGGGTCGAGATCAGCGGGGTGCTCGGCGTCAGCAAGCAGGCCGCTCACAAGCGGTTCGCCGACTCCTGGACGGCCCGGCCGGCGTTCGAGCGGTACACCCAGCGGGCGCGCTCGGTGGTGCAGGCCGCCGCCGACATCGCGGGTGCACGCAACCACGACTTCGTCGGCACCGAGCACCTCCTGCTCGGGATGTACAAGGAGCCCGGAGCGGTCGCGGCCAAGGTCCTCGTCCAGCACGGCATCACCGAGGAATCGGTCCTCCGGGCCGTCGACGTCGAGAGTCCGGCGGCCGAGCCGTCGGCGGAACCGAAGAGCCTCGACGGCGAGAATCCGCCGTTCACCCGGCGCGCGGCCCACGTCCTCCAGGGCGCCGTCGGCGAGGCGCTCACCCTCGGCCACAACTACGTCGGCACCGAGCATCTCCTGCTGGCGTTCTATCGCGACCAGGCCGGCATCGCGACGAAGATCCTGCTCGAGCAGGGCCTGGAGGAGTCGGCCGCCTGGACCGATATTCGCGCGGCGCTGGAGGGGTTCACGAAGTAGGTTTGGCGCATGCCTGACTGGTCTGCGCGGTTGAACGAGTTGGCGACGGCGGCCGAGGTGCCCGGAGCGGTGCTCGGCATCTGGCACGACGGTGCGACCACGATCACGCCGTACGGCGTGCTGAACACCGCGACCGGGGTGGAGACCACCGCCGACTCGCTCTTCCAGATCGGGTCGATCAGCAAGCCGTGGACCGCGACGATGATCGTCCAGCTCGCCGCCGAGGACCGGCTGCGGCTGGACGACCCCGTGGTCAAGCTGTTGCCTGAGGCACCTATTGACCCGCGCATCACCGTCCGTCACCTGCTCAACCACACCAGCGGCATCGACGGGGACGTATTCACCGATACCGGCCGCGGCGACGACTGCCTCCAGCGGTACGTCGCCCTGCTGGCCGACGTCGACCAGCTCTTCGACCCGGGTACGGCGTACTCCTACTGCAACGCGGGATTCGTCGTGCTCGGCCGGCTGATCGAGGTCCTCGACGGCCGGACCTGGGACGAGTCGCTGCGGGCGCGACTGGTCGGCCCGCTCGGCCTGGCCCACACGGTCACCCTGCCCGAGGAGGCGATCCTGTACCGGGCCGCCCGCGGTCACACGTCCGAGGACGGCACACCGGTCGTGACGTGGCAGTTGCCCCGGAGCCTCGGCCCGGCCGGTCTGGTCACGGCCAGTGCCGGCGACCTGCTCGAGTTCGCCCGGATGCATCTGATCGACGACGCCTATGCGGCGATGCAGGAGCCGCAGGTGCCGTTCGCCGGCGGGATCGGCGGGTTCGTCGACCTCGGTCTGACCTGGCGGATCTACGACTGGGGCGGGCGCCGGATCCTCGGCCACGACGGCTCGACGATCTCGCAGACAGCCTTTCTCCGGATCGATCCGGAAGCCCGGTTGATCATGTGCCTACTGACGAACTCCGGCAACGGCACCAGACTGTTCGAGCCCCTGGCCACCGAGGTGTTCACGGAGTTCGTCGGCGTCGGTCATCCGGACTCGCCGCAGCCCGCCGAAGGCCCGGTCGACGACCGGCAGGTCGGTCGGTACGAGCGCGCCAGCGTGCGGCTCGACGTCGTACGGCGGGATGAAGGCCTGGCGCTGATCATGCAGGCCACGGGGGACCGGCTGGCATTCGCCGAGGAGCCCGTGCACGAGTACGAGATGGTCCCAACCGAGCCGCTGGATGGGGACCATTTCGTCATCCGGTACTCGCCGGATCACCCCTGGGTCCCGGTGACCGTCACGCCGACGCACCTGTTCACCTCGGGCCGGGTCACGCCCAGGGTCTGAAATACCGCGGGCGTCGCTGGCGTGACCGAGCTAACGTCTCACATGTGACTAGTGCACCCGCTGAACTTCCCCGTAAGGCTGGTGACCTCCGGGCCGCCGGATACCTTCCCCGGTCGATCAAGGCCGAAATCCGTGACAACCTGCTGGAACAGCTCCGGGCCGGGCGTGATCCCTGGCCCGGCATCGTCGGATTCACCCGCACGGTGATTCCGCAGCTCGAGCGCGCGCTGCTCGCCGGGCACGACGTCGTACTGCTCGGTGAGCGCGGTCAGGGCAAGACCCGGCTGCTGCGCACGCTGGTCGGGCTGCTCGACGAGTGGACCCCGGTGATCGAGGGCGCGGAGCTGCCCGAGCACCCGCTCGACCCGATCACCCCTGCCTCGATCCGGCGCGCCGCCGAGCTCGGCGACGACCTGCCGGTGGCCTGGCTGCACCGCAGCCTCCGGTACGCAGAGAAGCTGGCGACCCCCGACACGTCGGTGGGTGACCTGATCGGTGACGTGGACCCGGTGAAGGTTGCCGAGGGCCGCAGTCTCGGCGACCCCGAAACCATTCACTTCGGGCTGGTCCCGCGGTCGCACCGCGGCATCGTCGCGATCAACGAGCTGCCCGACCTCGCCGAGCGCATCCAGGTCGCGTTGCTGAACGTGATGGAGGAGCGCGACATCCAGGTCCGCGGGTACACGCTCCGGCTGCCGCTCGACGTGTTGCTGGTGGCAACTGCCAACCCCGAGGACTACACCAACCGCGGCCGGATCATCACGCCGCTGAAGGACCGGTTCGGGGCCGAGGTCCGGACCCATTACCCGCTCGACATCGACGCCGAGGTGGACGTGATCCGGCAGGAGGCCGAGTTCACCGCCGAGGTCGGCGAGCCGCTGCTGGAGGTGCTGGCGCGGTTCGTCCGGCATCTGCGGGAGTCGACCTCGATCGACCAGCGGTCGGGTGTTTCGGCCCGGTTCGCGGTCGCCGCGGCCGAGACGATCGCCGCCGCCGCGTTGCGCCGGAGCGCGATCACCGGCGAGGAGCCGGCCGTTGCGCGGCCGGTCGACCTTGAGGCGGTGCCCGCGGTACTGCGGGGCAAGCTCGAGTTCGAGCCCGGTGAGGAAGGGCGCGAGATCGAGCTGCTCGAGTACCTGCTGCGCCGGTCGGTGGCCGACACCGCGCGGGAGCGGTTCGCCGGTCTCGACCTCACCCCGCTCGCCCATGCTGTTGCCAACGGCAACCTTGTGACGACCGGTGAGCGGGTGCCCGGCCGGGACGTGCTGGCCGCGTTGCCCGAGCTGCCCGTCCTGCACGACGTCGCGGCCCGGGCAGGGGTCGAGCCGGACGACTCGTCCGGCCGGATCGCGGCCGCCATCGAGCTCGCCCTGGAGATGCTCTACCTGTCCAAACGCGTGGCCAAGGACGCCGACGAAGACACCACGGTCTACGGAGCCTGATCATGTCGTCCATACCGGAAGGCTGGTCCTACGGGCCGTGGCACGACGGGCCCGATCCGCTCAAGGCGCCCGCGGATCTGCGGGACGCGCTGGACGAGATCGGCCGCGACGTGATGAACGGGTCGTCGCCGCGGTCCGCGCTGGAGGAACTGCTCCGGCGCGGCACCCGCAACACCCAGGGCCTGGACGACCTGAGTCGCCGGTTGTGGGAGCGCCGCCGCGAGATCGAGCGCCGGCACAACCTCGACGGCACCCTGCGGGACGTCCAGCGGTTGCTGAACGAGGCCCTGGAAGCGGAGCGGCACGAGCTGTTCCCGAATCCGTCCGACGACGCCCGGTTCCGGGAGGCTCAGCTCGACGCGCTCCCGTTCGGCACGGCGGCCGCTGTACGGGAGCTGGCGAACTACGACTGGCAGTCGTCGGACGCGCGGCAGAAGTACGAGGAGATCCGCGAACTGCTCGGGCGCGAACTGCTCGGGTCGCGGTTCGAGGGCATGAAGGAGGCACTGCAGCAGACCACGCCCGAGGACGTCGAGGCGATCAACGAGATGCTGACCGACCTCAACGCGTTGCTCGCGGCGCACGCGCAGGGCCGGCCGGAGGTGCCGGAGCTGTTCGAGGAGTTCATGGCCCAGCACGGCGAGTTCTTCCCGGAGAATCCGCGCAACGTGGAGGAGCTGATCGACGTCCTCGCGCAGCGCGCTGCCGCGGCGCAACGGATGATGAACTCGATGACGCCCGAGCAACGGGCCGAGCTGATGGAGTTGTCGCAGCAGGCCTTCGGCAGTCCGCAACTCGCGCAGCAGTTGTCCCAGCTGGATGCTCAGCTGCAGTCGCTGCGGCCGGGAGAGGACTGGTACGGGTCGGAGCAGATGAGTGGTGAGGATCCGCTCGGTCTTGCCGAGGGCGCGCGGGCGATGTCCGATCTCGCCGAGCTGGACGCGCTGGCCGAGCAGCTGGCCCAGTCGTATCCGGGCGCACGGCTCGAGGACATCGACCTCGACGCGCTCACCCGCCAGTTGGGTGACGAGGCAACGGTCGACGCCCGTCGGCTGAGCGAGCTGGAGCGACAGCTGCGTGATCAGGGTCTGATCGAGCGGGCGCCGGACGGTTCGCTGCAGTTGTCACCGAAGGCGTTGCGGCAACTCGGTCAGACCGCCTTGGCCGACGTACTGCGGGCCGCCCGCGGATCGGGTGAGCGGGATGCCGCGAACGCCGGCGCGGCCGGTGAGTTGAGTGGATCGTCGCGTCGGTGGGAGTTCGGCGACACCCAGCCGTGGGACGTGCCGCGGACGGTGCGCAACGCCGTACTGCGAACTGCGCATACCGGTCGCGGTGGGGTCAAGCTCGATGTGGCTGACGTGGAGATCGCGGAGACCGAGCATCGCGCTCGTGCCGCGGTCGCCTTGCTGGTCGACACGTCGTGGTCGATGGTCCAGGAGGGCCGCTGGCTGCCGATGAAGCGTACGGCGCTCGCGCTGCACCAACTCATCTCGACCCGCTACCGCAACGACGCACTCCAGCTGATCACCTTCGGGCGGTACGCCGGTGTGGTGGAGCTGCCGCAGTTGATCGGGATGGAAGGCACCTGGGAGCAGGGCACCAATGCGCATCACGCGCTGCTCCTCGCCGGACGCCACTTGCGTCGCCACCCGGACGCCCAGCCGGTCGTCCTGATGGTGACCGACGGCGAGCCGACCGCCCACCTGGAGCCCGACGGCATGGCCGAGTTCTCGTACCCGCCCGAGCCGGCCACCCTCCGCAAGACGATCTTCGAGGTCGACCGGCTGGCCAAGCTCGGCGCCACGCTGACTGTCTTCCGCCTCGGCGACGACCCGCGACTGAACGCGTTCGTCGACCTGCTCGCCCGGCGCAGCGGCGGCCGGGTCCTCGCGCCCGACCCCGACGGCCTCGGCGCCGCCGTCGTCGGCGATTACCTGAGGACGCGCCGCAAGCTCTAACGCAACCTGATCGCGTGGTCCGGGGTCTCGCCCTGGAGGATGGCAGCCAGCACTTCGATCCCATCCACCAGGCGGGGCCCCGGGCGCGCGAAGTACCCGTTCGCATCCACGGCCCACACCGGGACGTCCGCGGGCAGCTGCGGCAGCAACTCTGCGGTCAGCTTCGCGGCACCCTCCAGCTCGAACCCGCACGGCGCCGACACGATCACCTCAGGCTGCGCGGCCGCGACCTCCTCCCAGGTGATCGCTGTCGATCGTTGGCCTGCTGCACCGAGCACGTTCGTCCCGCCCGCCAAGGTCACCATCTCCGGCAACCAATGCCCCGGCGCGAACGGCGGCTCCGTCCACTCGAGCAACGCGACCCGCGGCCGGGCGCGATCCACCCCGGCGAAGCGCCGGAGCCGGCGGCGCAGGTCGTCGACGAGGGGCGTGCTGTCGCGGCCGATGGCCTTCCCGATCGTGTCGATCGACGCGACCACCTCGTCGAGGTCGTGCGGATCGGTGCTCACCACCTCCGCCCGGCACCCGAGGTACTCGAGCGCCTCGTCGACGTCTGCCACCTCGATCGCGCACACCGCGCACAGGTCCTGGGTGATCACCACATCGGGCTCGAGCTCGCGTAGTGCGCCGGCGTCCAGGTGGTAGAGGTCCTCCCCGGCCGCGACCTTCCGCCGTACGACGGCGTCGATCTCACCCGGCGTCAAACCAGCAGGCAACGCCGTCGTCGACACGATCCGCCGGGTGCGCGCGGCTTTCGGGTAATCGCACTCGAAGGTCACGCCGACCACGTCGTCCCCGCCGCCGAGTGCGAAGCAGATCTCGGTCGCGGACGGGAGCAGGGAGACGATGCGCACCCGCCGAATGTACCCCGCTGCCCGGTCCGGCACCTGACGAAACGTCGGGATCGTCACGTCGGCGGCGTTCCCGGGTGAACAGGCTGATTGTCTCGCGTTGTCAACCAGGGAAGGGTTTTCCGGCCTTCGACCTGTGGGGAGGGTCACGTCAGCATCGTGAGACCAGTGTTCAACTGGACTGGTTTTTAGGCTTACTCTGAAAGCACGCCCCCGCCGCCGGAGTCGACGGGCCAGCGGGCCATCTACCCGCGCCTGCAAACACCCGCCTGCAACCCAGGGAGTGACCGTGCCGAAACTTGTCTACGACTTCGCCGAAGGCAACAAGGACATGAAACAGCTGCTCGGCGGCAAGGGGGCGAACCTGGCCGAGATGACCAATCTCGGCCTGCCGGTACCACCCGGCTTCACCATCACCGCCGACGCGTGCCGGGCGTACCTCGAGACCGGTGCGGTGCCGGCCGACCTGGCCGACGAGATCGACAAGCACGTCGATCTGCTGCAGCAGCGGATGGGCAAGAAGCTCGGCCAGGCCGACGACCCGCTGCTGGTCTCGGTCCGCTCCGGCGCCGCCGTGTCGATGCCCGGCATGATGGAGACAGTTCTCAACGTCGGCCTCAACGACGACTCGGTGAACGGCCTCGCCCACCAGTCCGGCAACCCGCGGTTCGCCTGGGACGCGTACCGGCGCCTGATCCAGATGTTCGGCAAGACCGTCCTCGGCATGGAGGGCGACGTCTTCGAGGACGCGATCGAGGCGGCCAAGCAGGCCAAGGACACCCACAACGACCTCGACCTGGACGCCGGCGACCTGAAGGCGCTGGTCGAGACGTTCAAGCAGGCCGTCCACGACCACACCGGCCGCGAGTTCCCGCAGGACCCGCGGACCCAGCTGGACCTGGCGACCGAGGCCGTCTTCCGGTCGTGGAACTCCGACCGCGCGATCCTCTACCGCCGCCAGGAGCGGATCCCGACCGGCCTCGGCACGGCGGTCAACATCTGCTCGATGGTCTTCGGCAACCTCGGCATGGACTCCGGCACCGGCGTCGCCTTCACCCGTGATCCCTCGACCGGCCACCCCGGCGTGTACGGCGACTACCTGCAGAACGCGCAGGGCGAGGACGTGGTCGCGGGCATCCGTAACACGGTCCCGCTCGCGGACCTCGAGCAGCTCGACAAGACGTCGTACGACGACCTGATGGCGATCATGGCCAAGCTCGAAGGGCATTACCGCGATCTGTGCGACATCGAGTTCACCGTCGAGCGGGGCAAACTGTGGATGTTGCAGACCCGGGTCGGCAAGCGGACCGCGGCGGCGGCGTTCCGGATCGCGACCAGCCTGATCGACGAGGGTGTGATCGACACCGACGAGGCGCTGCGCCGGGTGAAGGGCGCGCAGCTGGCGCAGCTGATGTTCCCGCGGTTCGACGCGGATGCGGCGACAGACCTGATCACCAAGGCGATCGGTGCCTCGCCGGGTGCGGCGTCCGGCAAGGTCGTGTTCACTTCGGCCGCCGCGGTCGAGGCCGCCGATCGCGGTGAGAAGGTGATCCTGGTCCGGCGCGAGACGAACCCGGACGACCTGCACGGCATGATCGCGGGCCAGGGCGTCCTGACCAGCCGCGGCGGCAAGACCTCGCACGCGGCCGTGGTTGCCCGCGGCATGGGCAAGACCTGTGTCTGCGGCGCCGACGAGCTCGACATCAACGTTGCCCAGGGCACCATCAAGGTCAACGGCACGGTGCTCGAGGCCGGCGAACTGATCTCGATCGACGGTACCACCGGCGAGGTGTTCCGCGGTGAGGTCCCGGTCGTCCCGTCGCCTGTCGTGCAGTACTTCGAGGGCACGCTCGCGCCGAACGCCGGCGATGAACTGGTCGCATCCGTGCACCGCTTGATGACGCACGCGGACGAGGTACGGCGACTCGGCGTACGGACGAATGCGGACACCGCCGACGACGCGGCGCGGGCGCGGCGCTTCGGGGCCGAGGGGATCGGGCTGTGCCGGACCGAGCACATGTTCCTGGGGGAGCGGCGGGAGTCCGTCGAGCGGTTGATCCTCGCCGACAACGATGCGGATCGTGAAGCAGCTCTGGCCGAGCTGGAGCCCTTGCAGCGTGGGGACTTCCTGGAGTTGCTGGCCGCGATGGACGGGCTGCCGGTGACGATCCGGCTGATCGACCCGCCGCTGCACGAGTTCCTGCCGTCGATGGAGGAGCTCGCGGTGAAGGTGGCGATCGCGCGCGAACGCGGCGAGGACCCGGGACGCGACGCCAAGCTGCTGGTGGCGGTCCAGCGGTTGCACGAGCAGAACCCGATGCTCGGCTTGCGCGGGGTCCGGCTCGGGCTCGTGATCCCCGGTCTGTTCGCCATGCAGGTGCGGGCGATCGCGGCGGCCGCGGTGGAACTGCGGGCCCAGGGCAAGGATCCGCGGCCGGAGATCATGATCCCGCTGGTCGGCGCCGTCCAGGAGCTGCACCTGGCGCGCGACGAGGTGGAAGGTGTGCTGGCCGAGGTCGGCGTCGACCGGACGATCCCGATCGGCACGATGATCGAGCTGCCGCGGGCCGCGGTGATCGCGGACCAGATCGCGGAGGCCGCCGACTTCTTCTCGTTCGGCACCAACGACCTGACCCAGACCACGTGGGGCTTCAGCCGCGACGACGTCGAGGGCTCGTTCTTCTCGCGGTACCTGGAGAAGGGCATCTTCGCGGTGTCGCCGTTCGAGTCGATCGACCGTGAGGGCGTCGGCGCGCTGGTGCGGACCGGGGTGGATCGCGGTCGCGCGACCAAGCCCGACCTCAAGCTCGGCATCTGCGGCGAGCACGGCGGCGACCCGGACAGCATCCACTTCTTCCACGACGCCGGTCTCGACTACGTGTCCTGCTCGCCGTTCCGTATTCCGGTGGCGCGGCTGGAAGCCGGCCGGGCAGCATTGGCGGGTGAGTAGACAGCAGCTCCGCCAGACCTTCGGAGAAGACGCCGAGCTGTACGACCGCGTCCGGCCGACCTATCCGCCCGAGTTGTTCGACGAGCTCGCGGGCCTGGTCGGTGAGCATCCGAAGGTGCTGGAGATCGGCCCGGGGACCGGCCAGGCGACCGCCGCGATGGTGGCTCGCGGCTGGCCGGTCACCGCGGTCGAACTCAGTCCTGGGCTTGCGGATGTCCTGCGGCGGAAGTTCCCGATGATCGACGTGCTCGTCGCGGACTTCGACACCTGGGACCTACCGATAGGGGCGTTCGATCTGGTCATCTCCGCGACCGCGTTCCATTGGCTCGATCCCGCGACGCGGATCGGACGGTGTGTGGAGGTGTTGCGGCCGGGTGGTGCGTTGGCGGTGGTGTCGACGCACCATGTCGCCGGTGGAAGCGAGCAGTTCTTCGTCGACGTAGAGGACTGTTACGAGCGATTCACCGACGACCAGGCCAAAGGTGGACTCCCCGCGGCGGACAACGTGCCGGAGGATTCGGCGGGGCTTGGACGGTCCGGGGTTTTCGGGTCGGTCGAGTCTCGCAGTTTTGTCCGCGATCTGGACTATTCGACGGCGGAATACCTCGAACTTTTGTCGTCGTACTCGGGTCACCGGGCCTTGACAATCGAGCGGCGTGACGGACTGTACGACTGTATCGGCGCTCTCATCGAGGCGACCGGGGGCTCGATCACGAAGCGTTATCTGAATCAACTGTCTGTAGGAATTTCTCTTAACCAACCCCTTGCGTAGTGGGTCGTGGACTGGTGAGAATAACCGGGCGGGAAGGGAGATCACTCGTCGACTTTCGGGTCTGACCTGAACCAGCCGCTGTGGCGGCTCGTGACTCCCTTTCCCGCACCAAATCCCTTTGTTTCCTTGGCCGTTGTAGGGTTTCGGCATGGCCCTTTATGTCGTGCAGTTGCGCTTCGATGTCGCCGACACCGACCGTCGTCTCGCGGTCCGTCCGGCCCACCGCGACTACCTCACCGAGCTCAAGGAAGCCGGCAAGCTCGTCACCGCCGGCCCGTTCCCGGACCAGACCGGCGCGCTCCTCATCTACGACGTCGCCGACGAGGCCGAGCTCCGCGACATCCTCGCCAAGGACCCTTACACCCCTGCCGACGTCTACGAGATCGCCACGCTGTCGGAGTGGCAGCCTCTCTTCCCGATCAGCTGAGCGACTTCAGCAACGCGAGAGTCTTCGTCCAGCCCTGGCGGAGGGCGGACTCGTTGGCGGGGCGACTGCCTCCGAGGGTGTACGGACCGACGATCGGGTGGTTGATCTTGGTGCCGCGCGGGAGGTACGGCGCACCGCCGACGCCATGCCCGGCGCCGGTGACGACCACCGCCTCGTGCGGGAACTTGCTGTGCGCGTCGTCGAGCTCCAGCATGATCAGCTCGGCGGCCTGTTGCGAGGCCCATGCAGCGTCGGCGGATCCGGCGACCGCGAGGACCGGTCCGTTCATGCCGTTGACCGGGATCGGATCGAGCCCTACTGGCCGCCCTTGATAGGTCCACGCCGCGGCGCCCGGATGAGGGTACGAGCGCATCCCCGACGCGCCCGGTGCGAACAGCACTGCGCCGTGAACGAGTGCCGGGAAATGGTCCGCCACCAGCAGCGCCGCCTCGGTGCCGTACGACGCGCTCATGACGACGACGTGCGCCGGATCGACTCCCGGTTGTTGGTCCAGCCAACGAGCCGCCGTCGCGAAGTACTCGACCGGGATGTTGCGCAGGTCCTCCGGCACCCCCGGC from Kribbella sp. NBC_00709 carries:
- a CDS encoding Clp protease N-terminal domain-containing protein — encoded protein: MTPGPDLQQLINTIKTDAGSDDELEQLATAAATISELTGTGDAALGFFVDRARGAGKSWVEISGVLGVSKQAAHKRFADSWTARPAFERYTQRARSVVQAAADIAGARNHDFVGTEHLLLGMYKEPGAVAAKVLVQHGITEESVLRAVDVESPAAEPSAEPKSLDGENPPFTRRAAHVLQGAVGEALTLGHNYVGTEHLLLAFYRDQAGIATKILLEQGLEESAAWTDIRAALEGFTK
- a CDS encoding serine hydrolase domain-containing protein, with amino-acid sequence MPDWSARLNELATAAEVPGAVLGIWHDGATTITPYGVLNTATGVETTADSLFQIGSISKPWTATMIVQLAAEDRLRLDDPVVKLLPEAPIDPRITVRHLLNHTSGIDGDVFTDTGRGDDCLQRYVALLADVDQLFDPGTAYSYCNAGFVVLGRLIEVLDGRTWDESLRARLVGPLGLAHTVTLPEEAILYRAARGHTSEDGTPVVTWQLPRSLGPAGLVTASAGDLLEFARMHLIDDAYAAMQEPQVPFAGGIGGFVDLGLTWRIYDWGGRRILGHDGSTISQTAFLRIDPEARLIMCLLTNSGNGTRLFEPLATEVFTEFVGVGHPDSPQPAEGPVDDRQVGRYERASVRLDVVRRDEGLALIMQATGDRLAFAEEPVHEYEMVPTEPLDGDHFVIRYSPDHPWVPVTVTPTHLFTSGRVTPRV
- a CDS encoding sigma 54-interacting transcriptional regulator encodes the protein MTSAPAELPRKAGDLRAAGYLPRSIKAEIRDNLLEQLRAGRDPWPGIVGFTRTVIPQLERALLAGHDVVLLGERGQGKTRLLRTLVGLLDEWTPVIEGAELPEHPLDPITPASIRRAAELGDDLPVAWLHRSLRYAEKLATPDTSVGDLIGDVDPVKVAEGRSLGDPETIHFGLVPRSHRGIVAINELPDLAERIQVALLNVMEERDIQVRGYTLRLPLDVLLVATANPEDYTNRGRIITPLKDRFGAEVRTHYPLDIDAEVDVIRQEAEFTAEVGEPLLEVLARFVRHLRESTSIDQRSGVSARFAVAAAETIAAAALRRSAITGEEPAVARPVDLEAVPAVLRGKLEFEPGEEGREIELLEYLLRRSVADTARERFAGLDLTPLAHAVANGNLVTTGERVPGRDVLAALPELPVLHDVAARAGVEPDDSSGRIAAAIELALEMLYLSKRVAKDADEDTTVYGA
- a CDS encoding vWA domain-containing protein encodes the protein MSSIPEGWSYGPWHDGPDPLKAPADLRDALDEIGRDVMNGSSPRSALEELLRRGTRNTQGLDDLSRRLWERRREIERRHNLDGTLRDVQRLLNEALEAERHELFPNPSDDARFREAQLDALPFGTAAAVRELANYDWQSSDARQKYEEIRELLGRELLGSRFEGMKEALQQTTPEDVEAINEMLTDLNALLAAHAQGRPEVPELFEEFMAQHGEFFPENPRNVEELIDVLAQRAAAAQRMMNSMTPEQRAELMELSQQAFGSPQLAQQLSQLDAQLQSLRPGEDWYGSEQMSGEDPLGLAEGARAMSDLAELDALAEQLAQSYPGARLEDIDLDALTRQLGDEATVDARRLSELERQLRDQGLIERAPDGSLQLSPKALRQLGQTALADVLRAARGSGERDAANAGAAGELSGSSRRWEFGDTQPWDVPRTVRNAVLRTAHTGRGGVKLDVADVEIAETEHRARAAVALLVDTSWSMVQEGRWLPMKRTALALHQLISTRYRNDALQLITFGRYAGVVELPQLIGMEGTWEQGTNAHHALLLAGRHLRRHPDAQPVVLMVTDGEPTAHLEPDGMAEFSYPPEPATLRKTIFEVDRLAKLGATLTVFRLGDDPRLNAFVDLLARRSGGRVLAPDPDGLGAAVVGDYLRTRRKL
- a CDS encoding cobalamin-binding protein; this translates as MRIVSLLPSATEICFALGGGDDVVGVTFECDYPKAARTRRIVSTTALPAGLTPGEIDAVVRRKVAAGEDLYHLDAGALRELEPDVVITQDLCAVCAIEVADVDEALEYLGCRAEVVSTDPHDLDEVVASIDTIGKAIGRDSTPLVDDLRRRLRRFAGVDRARPRVALLEWTEPPFAPGHWLPEMVTLAGGTNVLGAAGQRSTAITWEEVAAAQPEVIVSAPCGFELEGAAKLTAELLPQLPADVPVWAVDANGYFARPGPRLVDGIEVLAAILQGETPDHAIRLR
- the ppdK gene encoding pyruvate, phosphate dikinase → MPKLVYDFAEGNKDMKQLLGGKGANLAEMTNLGLPVPPGFTITADACRAYLETGAVPADLADEIDKHVDLLQQRMGKKLGQADDPLLVSVRSGAAVSMPGMMETVLNVGLNDDSVNGLAHQSGNPRFAWDAYRRLIQMFGKTVLGMEGDVFEDAIEAAKQAKDTHNDLDLDAGDLKALVETFKQAVHDHTGREFPQDPRTQLDLATEAVFRSWNSDRAILYRRQERIPTGLGTAVNICSMVFGNLGMDSGTGVAFTRDPSTGHPGVYGDYLQNAQGEDVVAGIRNTVPLADLEQLDKTSYDDLMAIMAKLEGHYRDLCDIEFTVERGKLWMLQTRVGKRTAAAAFRIATSLIDEGVIDTDEALRRVKGAQLAQLMFPRFDADAATDLITKAIGASPGAASGKVVFTSAAAVEAADRGEKVILVRRETNPDDLHGMIAGQGVLTSRGGKTSHAAVVARGMGKTCVCGADELDINVAQGTIKVNGTVLEAGELISIDGTTGEVFRGEVPVVPSPVVQYFEGTLAPNAGDELVASVHRLMTHADEVRRLGVRTNADTADDAARARRFGAEGIGLCRTEHMFLGERRESVERLILADNDADREAALAELEPLQRGDFLELLAAMDGLPVTIRLIDPPLHEFLPSMEELAVKVAIARERGEDPGRDAKLLVAVQRLHEQNPMLGLRGVRLGLVIPGLFAMQVRAIAAAAVELRAQGKDPRPEIMIPLVGAVQELHLARDEVEGVLAEVGVDRTIPIGTMIELPRAAVIADQIAEAADFFSFGTNDLTQTTWGFSRDDVEGSFFSRYLEKGIFAVSPFESIDREGVGALVRTGVDRGRATKPDLKLGICGEHGGDPDSIHFFHDAGLDYVSCSPFRIPVARLEAGRAALAGE
- a CDS encoding class I SAM-dependent methyltransferase, with amino-acid sequence MSRQQLRQTFGEDAELYDRVRPTYPPELFDELAGLVGEHPKVLEIGPGTGQATAAMVARGWPVTAVELSPGLADVLRRKFPMIDVLVADFDTWDLPIGAFDLVISATAFHWLDPATRIGRCVEVLRPGGALAVVSTHHVAGGSEQFFVDVEDCYERFTDDQAKGGLPAADNVPEDSAGLGRSGVFGSVESRSFVRDLDYSTAEYLELLSSYSGHRALTIERRDGLYDCIGALIEATGGSITKRYLNQLSVGISLNQPLA
- a CDS encoding YciI family protein codes for the protein MALYVVQLRFDVADTDRRLAVRPAHRDYLTELKEAGKLVTAGPFPDQTGALLIYDVADEAELRDILAKDPYTPADVYEIATLSEWQPLFPIS